A stretch of DNA from Arachis hypogaea cultivar Tifrunner chromosome 19, arahy.Tifrunner.gnm2.J5K5, whole genome shotgun sequence:
ctttaggacttgacaaaaagctcgtcagatttggattagcttaaatttgggaatgaccgctgaggactctagtttggattttgtgtcttggattcgttctaacctcaacaaaaatgagtttctctttgcagcggccttttggtggatttggagggatAGGAACAATGACATCTTCCATCAAGATGATCCATGGAGAAAATTGTTCACTTAGTTCAACATGCTGCTCGCGATTTCTCTAAGGTTGTTACCaaccaaaaacatattattccttcCTCTTTACAATATAActgggaaccacctccaatgaatgtatgtaaagtgaactgcgatacaagcgtttttgaaaatgggcaattagctggctttggatgtattattagagacagcatgggaatttggatgaaaggttgttctgccagtatacctctttctagtgttctctcttgtgagcttcatgctatttggagagggcttgttatggcttgggattgcgagtgtaaagaggtcatatgtgaaactgataatcttgatGCGTTTCTTCTTGTTTCGCGAGGCACAACCAGCATGATTACGAATGACTCTGACCTGCTGCTTGACAAAActtgacaaaatcaaagagatgtTTTAGCGCAATTGGACAGCTACTTTAGTGCTCATCCAGCGTACAGCAAACAGAGCGGCTGATTTAATGGCTAAGACTGCTATTTTAAACAAGCAGGTGTACCTAGAGTGATTACAGCCttagacattattattagagatGAGTGCTACTCTTTCTCTTAGGTgttttttctttgtgttatgtttagtcacaaaaaataaccgttttataatagcggaaaaaatttctaccattttctaCACATAATTAGACTCACGAGTCACGACTCCAAACTTTAGTTTAAAAAGATaagttttataaattttaatttttttttctatcttttccatgATAAACAAAAATTAAGCCTTTATTTCTATACTTAAGTTTGCATAATTAAATGTGAATACATTTGATCGTTAAGAAAAGATTTCATACAAGTTGTCTTACTTTAGTAacgaataattttattataagcATTCATAATAATATAGAAATATCGACAGAAaaattccattagtcttaatcaAGTATTGTGCAATTTACAATCCATCCCTTtctaagaacaagaacaaaacaaGAGCATAAGTCCATTAATCCTAAAACAATACATTTAATACAAAATTTAGAAGGCATATGTTGTAATGTTGAGTCTGGATAGAAGATATATATAAAACACCTTATCAAAGATGCTCTAACTTGCTGAAACATGCACACCAGAGCCTGACAAACAAgagaaaatatttaaatatttaaccgAAAAACTACTGAATCAGTGGCATTGATGAATATTTGAATCAAAACATGAGAAATCAATTGCAAAATGACACGAGAAAAATGCCATGAGAAATGTTTAAGTAGGATCAAACAGCAGTAGAATTAAATCAATTGTATAATGTGTTTAGCCATTAACCATTGTAAATGCCAACAAAAAGACTAAACCCCATAATGAGTTCAGAAGAGAATTCCAAGAGAAATGTTTAAGTATGACCAAATAAGAATAGAATTAACTTGCTTTAGAAGGTTTTCAGAACATGACATACCCTACTTTCCTTGTTCTTCCCCTGTGCAGCCAAACTCGTCCGGAAGTGACAGCAAACTCTGAGTAAACATAACCATCTTCAAGTCATTGTCACGACAACTAATTCTTAGAGACTCCACCGATACACCTTTATCACTGACTTTGACTAACTCATTGTTTTTTATGCCAACAAGTTCACCTTTAGTTAAACACAAAGGGTGGATTCCATGAGCATAAGGAAGCACAACATTGAGCTTAGTCCAAGATAATTCTTTCATTACCCAGATCTCAAACTTCTGGTGGTCTTCCGTGAAGTTCAAGTAATATAGCCCAAGGCATCCAGCAAACAGATTTAACAGCCGGCCTCCTGACGTTGGAAATGACACCAATGATAGATGCTTTCCGGCTAAGTCGAAGGCAACAATCACAAACTTCACTTCCATATCTTTAACGGCCAACCAATAAAGAACCCCATTGCAAAACAGTGCACTTTCAATGGTAACCAAATGGGGCGGAAGATGGCCACACTCAATTTTTTTCCAGGAATTGGTTCTAACAGAAAAATACTCCCACTGAGGTCTCCATTCATGTCCGTTACCCCATCCTACTACTACTAAATAAtcatcactggattcatcataaCCAAGACCACCCCATAAATTATCTGATCCCGTCCAACAAGAAGCATCAGGGTCAACAACAGGGTACGGCACTGACCTGTAAGAACCAGTGACAGGGTTCCACAAAAGGAGCGGTGCGCCATAAACATGAATGCGCAGCAGTATGAAGCCCCTGGATGAACCTAGAATACTCAGGCTGAAATGACGACAGCATCGAGGAAGCTGAAGCGCATAATCGCCGCGAATCGGAGCTTCCAGATCTACACAACGAGCCTCGGGAACCTCACTCGACAAGTACAAAAGCCTAGTGTTCTTATTGGTGGGTGCGGCATCAGCAGTGTCGTAATGTACTTTAACAAAACGTGAATCCGAAATCAGAGAAAGCCATTTTTTAGAGACGCACCTGAACCGAATCAAGGATTTTACCGGCAACCATAATAGGATTttctccaccaattcaagagGGAGAACCTTAGCTTCAGCCTCAGCCTCGTGCTTCATCTTCTCAAATCTCAGAGGAGAGTGGGGAGGGACTGAATCTGACTGAGGGCTGAGGAGTGCTGGAGAAGCGGAGGAGAGTGTGAGACTGTGAGTGAGAATTGAAAAAggacaaattgaaattaaagttcatCCAAATTCACAAAAATTgccatagaaaaagcaataaaacaaactaaaatggaACCTGAGTAGTTCGCAGGGGCAGAGACGAAGCACAACAATGTAGAGGAACCGGAAAGTGTGGTGCGGCGGCGGTAGTAGGAGTGGTGGCGGTGCTGAGTACAGGCAGCAACAACGACGGTAGTAGCTGCAGGGATTGGACGAGAACATGAACATTAGTGAAAAAAACCAAGGTTCTAAAAACCGAACCGATCATCAAACCGCTTTAGCTATTGGTTCACtgatttattggttcaaccggtttgatcgtggttcaaccaaaaaaatcgctttataataaaataataaataaaatataaataaacacactaaaacataattatattctaatataaactttaaaatatcatccaaattaaaagtactacataaaccacaatgttataatctcattcaaatacaaactcaaaagtcaaataacaaaaaaattgttgACAATATGTCACACCTGTGTTTAATATCTTATTTCTTGAGTGGATCATGGTAGTAGTGTAATTCAAACAGAAGCATTCTGAAGACAAGAATTAAACGCACTAAAATGAGCAGTATTTAAGGTTCCCATTACCATTGCATACAATTATTCTTCAATTTGAACAATAAACACACCTACTTTTCAACAAGCTAAGAATTTACATAATGACACATCctatataatatattttcataTGGCAGTAGTAAGAAGATTACCATCAAATTCAAATCTCATCTACTACTACTATAATATAGTGCGTGAAAGTACTACTACTACAATTACTATAATATATAGTGTGAAAGCCTTGAAAACAATGTAGGTACTAAGTTTAATAACAAGAGTATGTTCATAGGAAAATTGATCAACAATCAAATGAGCAAATCAGCAGTCCCGTGTTCTCACAAAAATTGCGCTATAACAAAAGACGGATCATAATGAACaaatagaaaccctaaaaaacttttaACAAAATCTACAGCATAATTTTAATAAAGATTAACAAGATTTTCAGCTGATCACAATTTTAGCAAAATTTCAGCACAATTTTAACAAAGATTAACAGCaatctttttccaaaaattaaccaaaaaaaacc
This window harbors:
- the LOC112776566 gene encoding F-box/kelch-repeat protein At3g23880 isoform X2 codes for the protein MKHEAEAEAKVLPLELVEKILLWLPVKSLIRFRLLYLSSEVPEARCVDLEAPIRGDYALQLPRCCRHFSLSILGSSRGFILLRIHVYGAPLLLWNPVTGSYRSVPYPVVDPDASCWTGSDNLWGGLGYDESSDDYLVVVGWGNGHEWRPQWEYFSVRTNSWKKIECGHLPPHLVTIESALFCNGVLYWLAVKDMEVKFVIVAFDLAGKHLSLVSFPTSGGRLLNLFAGCLGLYYLNFTEDHQKFEIWVMKELSWTKLNVVLPYAHGIHPLCLTKGELVGIKNNELVKVSDKGVSVESLRISCRDNDLKMVMFTQSLLSLPDEFGCTGEEQGK
- the LOC112776566 gene encoding F-box/kelch-repeat protein At3g23880 isoform X1, which gives rise to MKHEAEAEAKVLPLELVEKILLWLPVKSLIRFRCVSKKWLSLISDSRFVKVHYDTADAAPTNKNTRLLYLSSEVPEARCVDLEAPIRGDYALQLPRCCRHFSLSILGSSRGFILLRIHVYGAPLLLWNPVTGSYRSVPYPVVDPDASCWTGSDNLWGGLGYDESSDDYLVVVGWGNGHEWRPQWEYFSVRTNSWKKIECGHLPPHLVTIESALFCNGVLYWLAVKDMEVKFVIVAFDLAGKHLSLVSFPTSGGRLLNLFAGCLGLYYLNFTEDHQKFEIWVMKELSWTKLNVVLPYAHGIHPLCLTKGELVGIKNNELVKVSDKGVSVESLRISCRDNDLKMVMFTQSLLSLPDEFGCTGEEQGK